Genomic DNA from Balneolales bacterium ANBcel1:
TGCTCTTTCCTGGATACACGATCCTGGTAAACCACATTCTTCTGGTTGGTTTCAAACCCCTCCAGGACCAGCACATCCCGATTGCTGTTCACCCAGTGCAGGGAGACCGTCTCCGCCTGCAGCGATGTCCTTAGCAGAATTAGCAAATCGCGAATCATCTTCTTGAAGTTTTGAAGATGTTCGCCCTCCCTGTTGTCTTTGTATGTCATTTCGCTGCCATTGGTTACCAGAATATGTTACCGTGAAGCGTCCACAGAATCAAGAAGGGATTCCGCCTCTCCGATCATGGTTTCCACGGCCTGCAGCCCGCGATTCCAGAAAGTGCGTTGCCGGATGTCCACGCCCAGTTCATCGGTCATCCTGTCGGGCCATTCGGATCCTCCCTTTTCGAGCATTGCCAGATACTTTTGATCGAAACCGTTCGGGGCCCGCTGGTACTCCTGATACAGGGCAAGCACCAGCAGTTCACCGAACGCATAGGCATAGACATACCCCGGAGTATGGACAAAATGCGGGATATAGCTCCACCATAGGCGATAATTATCCGAGAGCGTTACCGAGTCACCATATACCGGTTTCTGGGTCTCCATCCAGAGATCCGAAAAACGGTCGGTGGTGAGTTCGCCCTCTTCCCTGCGGGCTTTGTGGATGCGGTCTTCGAACCGGTTCATGGAAACCTGACGAAATACAGTTGCGATGGTATCATCAATTTTCCCAACCAGCAGCGCCAGCTTTTCAGCAGGGTCATCCAGGGAGGACAGCAGTTTTCGGAATACCAGCATCTCGCCGAAGACCGAGGCCGTTTCGGCCGTAGTTAGCGGCGTCCCTGCCTGCAGAATGCCCTGCTTGCGTGACAGGTACTGATGCACCCCGTGCCCCAGTTCATGGGCGAGGGTCTGGACGTCCCGTATCCTGCCTTCATAGTTCATGAACACATACGGGTGCACCGAGGGAACAGTGGATGCGGAATAGGCGCCGCCCCGTTTTCCCGGGCCCATGGCGGCATCAATCCAGCGCTTTTCAAAAAACAGGTCAGCGATGCGGCCCATCTCAGGGTGAAACTCGGTGTAGGATTCGACAACAATCCTGCGCGCCTCAGTCCAGCTGATTTTCTCCCTGTTTTTGCGGACGGGCGCATAACGATCGAACTCCATCATCTCATCCAGGCCGAGCAGTTTCTTTTTCAATCTGTAAAATCGCTGCACCAGCGGATAATGTGCTACGACGGCATCCACAAGTGAATCGACGCTCTCATCCGAAATTTCATTTGACAGGTTGCGCGCTTTGAGCCAGTGGGGATAGTTTCTGAGGCGGTCGTTGGTGTATTTGTCGACCAGCAAGGTATTGAACACATAGGTCAGCGGGTGCTTCCTCCGGGCCAGACCCTCCGTGAACACTTCCGATGCTTTTCGCCTGACGTTCCGGTCAGGGTCATGCATTTTGCCCAGTATTTCCGACTCTGTAAGGGTTTCACCATCCAGGACAAAACGGGATGCTCCAAGCGTTTCATCAAAAAAACGGACCCAGGCTTTTGCGCCGGTAACAGATTTTGCCGAAAGAATTTTCTCTTCCTTCTCTTCCAGGATATGGGGCTTATCCATCCTGGACGTTTCCAGATAGTGTCTGTAAAAAGTCAGTTCGTCGCTTTCAATCAGCCGGGCTGCCTCCTGTTCCTCCATGGCCAGCCATTCCACCGTGAAGAACACCAGTTTCCGGGAGATCTCCGAAGAGAGCTCATTGGATTCCTGAACCGCCTTGCCCAGTGCGGGATCCTCGGTGTTGGTGGTCCAGCCAAGGTACGCGAAGGAACCCAGACGGCTCATGATTTCCAGTATCCCGGAATACTCGTCCAGGACCGATGAGAATTCGGCGGGGGTCAGTTCCGCAATTCGTCCGCGCCATTTTTCGGCAAAGGCATCCGCTTTTTGGAGCGCCAGCTCGCGGTCGTTTGCAAATTGAGGGTCATCAAGGCCATGATAGAGATCCGACAGATCCCAGCGCACTTTTTCTGCGCCTGTTTGCTCTTTTGTTGCCATTATTTGTTCTTTCGTTTTTATGGTCACGGAGTATAAGAAAAAAAGTAACCTCGGGTAAGGGTTGATCCGACTTTCACCCGTGTGGTATTCAGACGTCAAACCGTTCGGAGTTACCGGAAAAAGTTTGTGCCGGCTTCCTGGGCGACCCGACCGGTCCGGCATACGGAAGTGATTCTGTAACACGTCCCGGGTTATCCGTCAGGAGCCTCTCTTTTTTGCCTCCTGCATCAACGTTTTTATTCCTCATATCGTTATTATACTTTAGTTTTCTACAATTCTCCGATGCTCCGTGCCTGAAATTTGCACGTATCCAAAAACACACTTCATAAAACATCCTGGCGATTTTGAAAAAAATAGAAGCACAATTCGGTCCGAATGCCGCCCTCGTTGAGGATCTCTACGATCAATACCTGGAAAACCCGGAATCCGTTCCGGAATACTGGCGAACATACTTTGATGAACTGGAGAGCGAATCCGGTCCGGAATCTGCTGCAACTGAAGGCACCGCTGATCCCGCTACCGGCAAAAAGACACCGTCCGAGCCGTCGGATCTTCCCAAACGACCCAAAAACGACAAGGCTCCCGCCGCCGATCAGAAGACTTCCGCCAAAAGCGGGGCCAGGGAAAAAACGGATCAACGGGGTGATGATACGGAGAGTGAGTCCGAAGACTTTGAGTACAAACCGCTTAAGGGCGTAGCTGTCAAGCTGGCAGAGAACATGTCTCAAAGCCTTGAAGTTCCCACAGCGACTTCTCTCAGGGTGATACCTGTCAAAATGTTGATGGAAGACCGGCGGATCATCAACAGTTACCTTGAAAAAAGGCTTCAGCCCAAAGCGACACTCACTCATTTCATCGCGTGGGCCATTATTGCCGCACTGAAGGATTTCCCGCAGCTGAACCACCA
This window encodes:
- a CDS encoding M3 family oligoendopeptidase, coding for MATKEQTGAEKVRWDLSDLYHGLDDPQFANDRELALQKADAFAEKWRGRIAELTPAEFSSVLDEYSGILEIMSRLGSFAYLGWTTNTEDPALGKAVQESNELSSEISRKLVFFTVEWLAMEEQEAARLIESDELTFYRHYLETSRMDKPHILEEKEEKILSAKSVTGAKAWVRFFDETLGASRFVLDGETLTESEILGKMHDPDRNVRRKASEVFTEGLARRKHPLTYVFNTLLVDKYTNDRLRNYPHWLKARNLSNEISDESVDSLVDAVVAHYPLVQRFYRLKKKLLGLDEMMEFDRYAPVRKNREKISWTEARRIVVESYTEFHPEMGRIADLFFEKRWIDAAMGPGKRGGAYSASTVPSVHPYVFMNYEGRIRDVQTLAHELGHGVHQYLSRKQGILQAGTPLTTAETASVFGEMLVFRKLLSSLDDPAEKLALLVGKIDDTIATVFRQVSMNRFEDRIHKARREEGELTTDRFSDLWMETQKPVYGDSVTLSDNYRLWWSYIPHFVHTPGYVYAYAFGELLVLALYQEYQRAPNGFDQKYLAMLEKGGSEWPDRMTDELGVDIRQRTFWNRGLQAVETMIGEAESLLDSVDASR